The stretch of DNA CCTGGAACTGCGAGTGTGCGGAGCCGACGACTGGCTTGTGATTCTGGAAGAAGGTGTCTTGCTTGGGATTGATCTTGTTGGCGGGGTTGTAGGGGTCCGAGTCCGACGCCAACAGCGTGAGCAGCGTGTCTGCCAGCTCGCCCAAACGAGGATAGGCAAGCGCGGGTCGCGCGACCCCCAGCGCGACGTTCAGCGGGCGATAGCCTTGGCGCGCGTCCATGCGGGTGAGCGCCTCTTGGGCGTCGGGGTCGCGCCCGAGGTCGACCATCAGGTTACCTAGCGAGCGCGTGAGGGCAGGGATGGTCTCGTCGTTGTAGAGGTCGACGAAGTTGGCGAAGGTGTCCGCTAGTTCCTCGAGGAAAGCGCGACGCGCGGCGTCGTCTCCCCCCACGCTGCAGTCTGTTTGGTCATCCGCCTTGCGCACCTTCTGCAAGGCGATGTCCACATCAGGCAGCGCGGTATCGAAGGCCTTGATTAGATCGGTGCGGCGGCGCCCCAGGGCCTCGATGCGCGCGATGTGGTACTCGCGGTCCGCCTGCTGCTTTTCGAGCGGGACCGAGTTGCCGTTGATGTCTCGAGCGTCGGCGCGCAGCGGATTGAGGAGCTCCCGCTTGACCTGGGTGGAGTACTCGCCGTTCGGATTCGGGTGACAGATCTCGTGGAAGGAACCGCCGGTGATGTCTTCACGCAGGCTCTGAGCGCCCACGCGGTCGCAAACCAAGCCGTAGAGTTCGGTACCTACGCTACCTCGCGCCGGCGCGCGGCGATCAAGGTTGAAGTCGTTGCTACAGCCCGGGATGAGCCCCAACCCCATCGCGCAGGCGAACAGACCGAGGCGCCGCCAGGAGCGAGTGCGCTTCTGGAAACCGCCACCTCCAGCCGGGGTGTTCACCACCGCCTGGCCCCCCATGTGTTTCATACTCCGTCCCATTCCCAAGCAAGCCGTTCCGAACACTGATTGGCTGGTTTGAACGCTGGTTCTCAGCTTTCGCGCCACCGCCCAACGTCCCCGACGTGGACTTTGGAGTGTGACTGAAACGTTTCCGGCGATCCACACCGAGGCGGCCAGTTCGCACGCCAATCCAGCCTGGCGGCGACAGAAGCCCAACCAGCGGAATCGTCGTGGCCCGACACGATGCCAAAGACAGCGCGATGCCGTAGACAGCGCGATGCCAAGCGGTCGTTCGACAGGTTTGGGGGGTGAGGGGGCGCGCCACTAGCTTTCGTAGGGCGATCCGTCTCAGTTCTCTCGCCCCTGTCCGAGCTTGGGGCGGCACCGATGCTCACTTTGACGACTCGACGGCCGAACCGCGTTGCGTCCAAAGGAGTACCGAGAGTATCGGCGCGCGCAGATTGGGCGGTCTGATTCTGTCTTTCAAAGAATAACCACGCGGAAACTAGAAAGCCGCACGGATCTGCCGGACCGGTCGCCGAGTCGGATTGCGACGCACGTTCATGGCGCCCTCCCCCCCGAAAACTCGCGCGGCGAGCTCAGTGTCTTTTTACGCAACTCGACTCTGGGCTGGTCGATATCCACCGCAACTTGACGGCCTTGCGCCAGACACTCGCGGTTGTCGCCCGTTCGGCTGCCCGCACTTGCAACGGAAAGTATCGATGAAACGCCTATTCCTGCTCACCGCTCTCGTCACTCTGGCCTGTTCCGGGGAGGCAGGCGTGACCAACGCCGATCCTCAGGGTCCCGACGCACAAGACCCCAACCAGCCCGAAGTGCCCACGCAGCTTGATCCGGGTGTTCCCCCGAGGTCATCGGGGAGCCTGGAGGTCGAGTGTGGCGGAGTTTTCGATCGCGACTGCGAAACGGATTCGGCGCCGGGCGATGGGAGCCAGGCGACGGTGCTCTACACGGGGAGCGGTGACGGCGAGCACTGGTTGGCAACTGCCGGCGACAGCCTGCTGTTTACTGATGGTGCGCGTGAAAGCGTGCTCGCGGTCTCCCTCGCTAGCGGAGAGATTTCGGTCGTCGCTGATCAGCAACCTGGCCTGTCTTGGATTGGGGCCGACGAGGGAGTCGGCGTGTGGACGACTCAGCGTGAGGGCGGCACTTCACTCGAGTTTCAGGACCTGCGCAGCGGAAAAGGCGGCTTGCTGGCGCAAGGCTTCGAGACGCCTGAGCGCCCGGTGATCGCCGATGGTCTCGTGCTTTGGTACGACTGGGCGAGCCTCAGCATCGTTGGCGTGTCACTAGACCAACCAGGTCGCGTGGTGTCGCTGGTGGTCGATGCCAGCGCCTGTTCCCCGACGGTTGCTGACGGCTTCCTCTACTACGCAAGCGAGCGAGACCAAGGCAGCATCCGTCGCGTCCCGCTGAGCCAGGAACTCGAGGCCGCGGATAGCGAGCTCGTGATTGGGAAACTCGGCCAAAAGATCGCGGGGTTCGGCAACCACTCGACCCACGACTTGCAGGTGGTGGACGGCGAGCTGTGGTTCACGTCGGGCGTCGAGGGCGGCAGCGTGTGGCACGTCGATGCGGATGGAGTGCTCGAGAACGCGGGAGGGACGCACAAGTACGCGCGCAACCTCACCGTGGTTGATGGTCAAGCGTACTGGGTTACCTACGGCGGCAGCTTCGAGCAGCGGGATGGCACCCTGTGGACGGTGCCAACCCACGGTCGCCTGGCGACAGCGAGCGAAGCGGCCAGTGGCGAACCTCGCGTGGTTCTGGAGCAGGTGGGCTGGGTGGAGCGCCTGGGCGTTGCGAACGGCACGCTGTTCTACAGCACGTCGCGCATCCCAGATGTGTTCTCCGTCGAGCGTCAGGCCATCCCGGCTCTCGAGGATTGAGGCTTTAGGCCAACCCGCGGGCGCTCAAGCTGATGCGCTTGCGGGTGAGATCCACACCCAACACCTTGACCCGGATGGGATCGCCGACACCGACGATCTCGTTCGGGTCTTTGACGAAGCGATCGGCCAACGCCGAAATGTGAACCAGACCGTCTTGGTGCACCCCAACGTCAACAAAAGCGCCAAAAGCCGTGACGTTGGTCACGCGGCCTTCGAGCACCATGCCTTCTTTGAGGTCTTCCAGGGTGCGCACGTCGTCTCTGAACTTGGGAGCCTCGAAGGTGGCTCGCGGGTCGCGACCTGGCTTAGCCAGCTCTGCGAGCAGATGGTCCAGGGTGTACTGGCCGACGTCCGATGACAGGTACCTCGCGGAATCAAGCTTGCGAATCACATCGCCGTGACCAACTAGCTTGTCGAGGCCGAGCTGCACATCCTTGGCCATTCGCTCCACCAAGTCGTAACGCTCCGGATGCACGGCGCTGCGATCCAGTGGATGCTTGGAAGCGCGCACTCGCAAGAACCCAGCTGCCAGCTCGAACGTCTTCGCGCCGAGCCCTGGTACCTTGAGCAACGCCTTGCGATTGGGGAAGGCCCCCTTGGCGCCACGGTGCTCGACGATCTTCCGGGCGAGCTTTGGACCAATGCCTGAGACGAACGCCAAGAGCGCCGGGCTCGCGGTGTTCAGCTCCACGCCCACGTGGTTCACGCAGCTCTCGACGACCTCTCCCAGCTTGTTCGCGAGCCGGCCCTGATTCACATCGTGCTGGTACTGGCCAACGCCGATGCTCTGAGGATCGATCTTCACGAGCTCCGCCAAAGGGTCCTGCAGGCGCCTTCCGATGCTCACCGCGCCACGAATAGTGACGTCCTCATCCGGTAGCTCTTCGCGAGCGACATCGCTGGCTGAGTACACGCTGGCTCCAGATTCGTTCACGCTCACCACTGGCACGGGCTCCGAGTTGGCTCGCAGCTTCAGTTGCTCGCGCACGAAGTCTTCTGTCTCCCTGCCGTGAGTCCCGTTCCCCACGGCGATTGCAGCAACTGGAAACTCCCGCCACAGGTCATTCAGCGTGCGGGCGGCGTGCTCTAGCGCTCTCGGGCCATTGACTAGATTGATTACTGCCGTGCGGATCAGCTTGCCCGTTGGGTCGAGCACCACGCACTTGCAACCGGTGCGCTGTCCGGGGTCGATGGCGAGCACCCAGTGCTCTCCAAAGGGCGCAGCCAACAGCAGCTTCTCCAGGTTGCGCGCGAAGACCTCGATGGCTTCGCGCTCGGCGCGCTCTTTCAGCAATCCGCGAACGTCACTGCGTGCCCCCGTCGCGAGCAGGCGGCTCATTGCGTCGTCGAGCGCGGCGCCGAGCAGGCTGGACCAGGCTGAGTTGCCTCTGAGCCCCAGCTCGCGCTCCAGAGCATCGCGGGTGCGCGCCTCGTCGAAGGTGAGGGTCGCCTTCAATACGCCTTCGTTCTCGCCACGCAAGATGGCGAGCAAGCGGTGAGAGGGAATGCGCGCCGCCGGTTCCGCAAAGCCGTCGTAGTCGTCGAACTTGGTGCGGGCCTGCTTGTGCTTGCTGCTCTTCTTCACGCTCACGTCGCCGCGCTCGACCGCGCTCCGCACCAGCGCTCTGGCTTTGGGGCGGTCCGCGATGCGCTCCGCGCAGATGTCCTGAGCACCTTGCAGCGCTGAAGCGGCGTCGGCTACCTCTCGTTTTGGGTCGACGAAGCGCGCGGCGAGCGCTTGCGGTGAACCAGCTGGGGCCTGCTTGCCTAGCGCGGCTTGCCACAGGGCGTCGGCGAGCGGCTCCAGCCCACGCTCCTTGGCGATCTCACCCCGAGTGCGTCGCTTGGGTTTGTACGGTGCGTACAGATCCTCGAGCTCCGTCTTGGTGGTGCACGCATCCAGCAGCTTTTCTAGGGTGGGGGAGAGCTTGCCCTGTTCAGCGATGGAGTGCTTGATGCTGAGCAGTCGCTCCGCGAGCTCTGTCAGGTACTTCGCGCGCTCCCCGATTTCTCGCAAAGCGACCTCATCCAAGCCGTGGGTTGCTTCCTTGCGGTAACGAGCAATGAAGGGAACTGTCGCGCCTTCCCCGAGCAGCCGAAGCGCGCCCTGGATCCCTGCCGGGTTTCCTCCGCGCTCCTGAGCGATGCGCTCAGCCACACCAAAGTCAGCAGCCTGTTGCTCCTTGCGGGAGCTCCCGTTGGACATGCCGTCGACTTATCACGGCCGGCGCTGATGCGGCAGCCGTGATGAACTGATAGGACTTTGTTGATCCGAGGCTGCTCGAGGCGGCTTGGCGGCCGTGAGCGGCCACGCGATCAGTGGGCTGGTTGCCTCAGATCCAAGCGTTGCTGGCGTGATCCCACTTCTTGGTGGCATCGCCCTCAACCAGCAACAGATCGATGGAGCCCGCGTTCACGCGGAACACCGTGTCCACGAAGTGCTCGCCATAGCCGCCGCTCAGCTCCGCCTTGGCCACGTCTTCTTCCGTGATGGCGTGGTAGGTCGCCTCGAGCTTGCTACCGTCTGCGACGAAGGTAGCATAGCCGTTCTTGTCGAACGCCTGATAGGCCAGGTGCGGGTTGGCCTTGATGTCTGGATCCGTGAGGAAGTCCCCAACGCCAATCGCTAGCGCCACGGCGCCCGCGGCGGCGAGGGTTGGGCTGCTCTGGGCGGTCCTGACCAGCAGAGTCTTGTAGGTGCCTGAACTGATGCCGCCGCACACGAACTCCGTGAAGCCCTTCGCGTTGTCCATGGTGCGTAGCGCCCCGGTGAAGAAGGCGTGAATGTCGCCGGTGACGGCGACCATGTTTTCAATCGCCGAGAGCTGGCTCAGCAACTCCTGGCGCTTGTTCGGCACGCCATCCCAGTCTTCTGCGGAGAGGCTGAACTTCTGGCGGAACAAGCTGGGGAGTGAGTCGACGGCGCTCAAGTCCACCGTGCGAGGCATGAACGTGTACTCGTTGCCCCAGACCTTCCAGGTGCTGCCTGAACCCTTGAGCGTGTCGATGAACCACGACTCTTGGGTGTCGCCCATGATGCTCTCGCTCGCCTTGTTAGTCGCGAGGTAGCGGAGCCGCGCATAGGCGTCGTACATCGGCTTGACCACGAGGTAGCGCGCGCCGACTTGCCCGTAGCGGTCGCTCTTCATCAGCATGTGGAAGGCGTAGCCTTGCTCCAACGTCGCGTCGGTGTCGTCAATCTTGTCGATTGGGGTTCCGAGGCTCTCGTTGATGGTATCGAGCAAGCCGTTGATGAAGTCGACGCTCACCAGGCCGGTGAACTGGGCCGGGTCGAACTCGGTCTTGTCGGCGTTGTCTGCTAGTGCCGTCTTGTACGTCCCGCCTTGGAAGGCCTCGATGTCTACGTACGGCCGAGCAATTTCCGTGGGGAAGCCGTTGTCCGTGATGTCCTGCTGGGTCACACACACCGCGCCAGGAAAGGCGTCTTCCGCCACGATGTGATCTGGGCGGTAGCGGCGCAGGTCGGTCATCACGAGGTGAACGTGCTGACCAAACACGAAGTCGCGATAGATCGTGATGTCGGTTGGGAAGGCGACGCCGGGGTCGTACTTGAAGTCGGCGCCGGTCATGTAGTCCACCGGCATGTACTCGAACCACGCCTTGTCGGCGTTCTGGCGTCGGGAGGGCTCCGTCTCGTCTTCCCGTCCGTCGGTGTAGGTCGCGACGTTGCCCCAGCAGTCGTCGGAGAACTCGTGATCGTCCCATACGGCGATCATCGGGAACAGTTCGTGGACGCGCTGGAGATCCGCGTCGGAGCGGTACGTCTGGTACAACTCGCGGTAGTTATCCAGAGACTGCGCCGCGTAGTACTCCTTGTCGGTTCCGACGTTGAACGCGATCGCGCCAGCTGAGTCGCGGAAGGTGACCGCGCGCCCAGGTGCCGTGGTTTGAAAACCAGGGTCCGCGGTGGTCTCGTAGATGTAGTCTCCCAGGTGCACGAAGAAGTCGAGCTCCTGGTCGGCCATGTGTTTATACACATGGTAATACTTGCCGTTGAAGTCCTGACAGCTCGCCACGGCGAAACGCACAGCGACGTCACTGCCAGCGGCGGCAGCGGTCTTGGTGCGCCCAGTGCGCGAGGCGAACTGCTTCCCGCCTTTGGTGTAGACGAAGCGGTACCAGTAGTAGGCGCCCGCCTCGAGCGAAGTGACACGCACCTTCACGCAGCCGTCGAAGGCCGCCTCGGCCGTGAGGCTCATCGCATCTGCGCCGTCGAGACTGACACGCTCCTTGAAGCCTTCGTCCTTGGCGACGTGGAGCTCCAAGCTGAGGTCTCCATTGGCGTCGCTATCGACGACCCGCGTCCACAAGATCACGCTGTCGGCCTTGGGGTCTCCTGAGCAGACCGATTGAGGAAAGAAGGCGCTTCCGTCGCCGAAGCCTCCGCCCTCACCCCCTTCTTCGTCCGAGCTACAAGCAGAAGTGCCAATGACGCTACCGGCTACGCCGAGCGTGACCCCCAAGAACTCCCGTCGCTTCATGGGCTCGTTCTAGCCCGGAGCCCACGGGTAGACCACACAAACGCGAGCGGTCTCAGCCGAGGTCCGGCGAACGGTCCCGAGAGATGCGATAGCGCTCAAGAATGCGTGGTCCGGCTTCGCGCACGGCTTGCGTCTCGAACAACAGCCGGGCTCCGCACGATGTCTCGAACTCACAGGTATCGCCCGCCGCTTCGATGCGCTGGACGAAGTCAGCCATGTCCACGGGCATCACGCCGTTGACGCCCAGCACCGCTTCGTTGCTGTGGTCCTCGTAACCAACCGTCAGGTCGTCGGCGAGGATCTGTGTGAGCACCACGATCTCCCGCTGATCCGCCCTGCGGACGCCGGTGTAATAGTGGGAGAGGAACTCCGGAGGTGCCTTGTCCCACCAGCGATTCCAGGTCTCCAAGTAGTTGCGGCTGAGCGGTTGAAACACCAGACCGCCATAGACGAAGTAACGAGGCTCTTCTTCGTAGCGACTGCGGTCGACCAAGTACTGCTTTCCGCGCAGAATTAGCTTCAGGTCGAACTCCTTGCCGTCACGCATGATGCGTATGGGTAGCTCGTCGTCGACGTAGTGGTCACCCATCACCACGTCGTAGCGAGTACGAATGCGGTCTTCGTAGCGGATGGTGCCGTTGTCCTCGATCTTGTAGCCGCCGATGCGCAAGAGCACGTCGCCCTGTCGCAAAACTCCGTCTGCGGTGCCGCCGTGCTCGATGCGCCGAACGAGCACACCGGTTTGCTCCGGGCTCAAGCCGGAAGCGCGCTTGAGCATCGGGTTCTCGAGGCTCTGAGAACGTAGTGAGAGTGAAGGAATCTCCGGCGGACGATTCGTCTTGATTCCGTGAAGAAACCGCTTGATCAGCGACACGGGGACCATCTCCCCAATCGCCTCTGCGTCGCGTAGTGTCTGGAAGGCGATGCCTACGACCTTGCCTTCGCAGAAGACCGGTCCACCGCTGTTGCCTTCGTTGATCGCGGCGTCCACGGTCACCGCCAACAAGTGTCGTTGGGAGTGGCTGTAGCGCTGCACCTCGATGCGCGAAACGACGCCTTCCGTGACCGATACCTCTTCGCCACCGACGGGGAAGCCGACCACGCTGACGCGATCGCGCAGGCTCGGGAGCTCACCCAGCTCGGCCGCAGCATATTGCTGCTTGGCGAACCGCTCGTCCTCGATGCGCAACAGCGCGAGGTCGGCGTCGTGACAGATCCCCACGACCCGCGCGACGTACTTGTTCGGGTCACTGACCTTCTGCACCTGCAAGAAGGTGGCATTGGCCACCACATGGGCGCCGGTGAGGACGTGCTCCTCGTCGAGCGTCACGCCAGATCCGGTGCTGCTCGCCGGAGTGTGGTTCTGCCAGGGTGCGTCGTAGTCGGGGTTTTGTGTGGTCGCGAAGATGCGGACGACGGATGCCTCTGACATGGGTCGGCCGCTATAGCACCATGCGAGGTCCAAGGGCAGGCGCTGTTGCCACGGGGCTGGCTGCACTGAATAGAGGGCCAGCGGTCTCGGTAGGTTGCCCGCCTCCCACCAATCCCAGAAATTCCAGATGACCTCCCGCATTCCCGTCGCCCTACGGCGCATCGCCAATCGTTTCCGCCGCATGGGCCGCGCGCCCCTGCGGGTTTGGTATCACCCCGAGTATCGGTTGCCGCTAGCGGGAGCTGAGGGAGTCCTCGGGATCGAGCCTCGCCGTGCTGACTTCGTGGTGGGCTACTTGGTCGACGCGGGCGCGATCGACGAGCGAGCGCTCGAACGGCCTCGCCGGATCGCCTACTCCGAGCTGAGTCTGGTTCACACACCGGACCTGCTCGAGCGACTCCATGACGTGCAGGATCTGGCCCGGGTGTTCGCCATGGACCCCTCGGAGTTTCGCGTCGACGAGGTGTTGCGGTCGATTCGCCTGGCATGCGGCGGCACGCTGGCTGCGACGGAGTGGGCGTTGCTCAAGCGCAGCAATGTCTTCAACTTGCTCGGCGGTTTTCATCACGCCGGCCCGAATCGCGGCGGCGGCCTATGTCCGGTAAATGACATCGCAACGGCGGTGGCGGTGCTGCGGACTCGCGGCTTCCGCGGACGTGTGAATGTGATCGATCTCGACGCGCATCCCCCGGATGGAACCAGTGAGTGTTTCGCCGGGGACGAGCGAGTGTGGATCGGTTCGTTGTCCGGTTGCGACTGGGGGCCGCTGCCGAACGTCGATGAGACCGTGTTACCTCCCGGAACCGGCGACTCGAAATACCTGGCGACCCTAGGCGCGCTGCTGTCGCGCATGCCTCGAGCGGACCTCCACTTCGTGCTTGCTGGTGGCGACGTGCTCGCCGGCGACAGGATGGGGGGTCTTGGGCTCACCTTGGACGGT from Polyangiaceae bacterium encodes:
- a CDS encoding alkaline phosphatase D family protein encodes the protein MKRREFLGVTLGVAGSVIGTSACSSDEEGGEGGGFGDGSAFFPQSVCSGDPKADSVILWTRVVDSDANGDLSLELHVAKDEGFKERVSLDGADAMSLTAEAAFDGCVKVRVTSLEAGAYYWYRFVYTKGGKQFASRTGRTKTAAAAGSDVAVRFAVASCQDFNGKYYHVYKHMADQELDFFVHLGDYIYETTADPGFQTTAPGRAVTFRDSAGAIAFNVGTDKEYYAAQSLDNYRELYQTYRSDADLQRVHELFPMIAVWDDHEFSDDCWGNVATYTDGREDETEPSRRQNADKAWFEYMPVDYMTGADFKYDPGVAFPTDITIYRDFVFGQHVHLVMTDLRRYRPDHIVAEDAFPGAVCVTQQDITDNGFPTEIARPYVDIEAFQGGTYKTALADNADKTEFDPAQFTGLVSVDFINGLLDTINESLGTPIDKIDDTDATLEQGYAFHMLMKSDRYGQVGARYLVVKPMYDAYARLRYLATNKASESIMGDTQESWFIDTLKGSGSTWKVWGNEYTFMPRTVDLSAVDSLPSLFRQKFSLSAEDWDGVPNKRQELLSQLSAIENMVAVTGDIHAFFTGALRTMDNAKGFTEFVCGGISSGTYKTLLVRTAQSSPTLAAAGAVALAIGVGDFLTDPDIKANPHLAYQAFDKNGYATFVADGSKLEATYHAITEEDVAKAELSGGYGEHFVDTVFRVNAGSIDLLLVEGDATKKWDHASNAWI
- a CDS encoding trypsin-like peptidase domain-containing protein; translation: MSEASVVRIFATTQNPDYDAPWQNHTPASSTGSGVTLDEEHVLTGAHVVANATFLQVQKVSDPNKYVARVVGICHDADLALLRIEDERFAKQQYAAAELGELPSLRDRVSVVGFPVGGEEVSVTEGVVSRIEVQRYSHSQRHLLAVTVDAAINEGNSGGPVFCEGKVVGIAFQTLRDAEAIGEMVPVSLIKRFLHGIKTNRPPEIPSLSLRSQSLENPMLKRASGLSPEQTGVLVRRIEHGGTADGVLRQGDVLLRIGGYKIEDNGTIRYEDRIRTRYDVVMGDHYVDDELPIRIMRDGKEFDLKLILRGKQYLVDRSRYEEEPRYFVYGGLVFQPLSRNYLETWNRWWDKAPPEFLSHYYTGVRRADQREIVVLTQILADDLTVGYEDHSNEAVLGVNGVMPVDMADFVQRIEAAGDTCEFETSCGARLLFETQAVREAGPRILERYRISRDRSPDLG
- a CDS encoding RNA-binding transcriptional accessory protein, with the protein product MSNGSSRKEQQAADFGVAERIAQERGGNPAGIQGALRLLGEGATVPFIARYRKEATHGLDEVALREIGERAKYLTELAERLLSIKHSIAEQGKLSPTLEKLLDACTTKTELEDLYAPYKPKRRTRGEIAKERGLEPLADALWQAALGKQAPAGSPQALAARFVDPKREVADAASALQGAQDICAERIADRPKARALVRSAVERGDVSVKKSSKHKQARTKFDDYDGFAEPAARIPSHRLLAILRGENEGVLKATLTFDEARTRDALERELGLRGNSAWSSLLGAALDDAMSRLLATGARSDVRGLLKERAEREAIEVFARNLEKLLLAAPFGEHWVLAIDPGQRTGCKCVVLDPTGKLIRTAVINLVNGPRALEHAARTLNDLWREFPVAAIAVGNGTHGRETEDFVREQLKLRANSEPVPVVSVNESGASVYSASDVAREELPDEDVTIRGAVSIGRRLQDPLAELVKIDPQSIGVGQYQHDVNQGRLANKLGEVVESCVNHVGVELNTASPALLAFVSGIGPKLARKIVEHRGAKGAFPNRKALLKVPGLGAKTFELAAGFLRVRASKHPLDRSAVHPERYDLVERMAKDVQLGLDKLVGHGDVIRKLDSARYLSSDVGQYTLDHLLAELAKPGRDPRATFEAPKFRDDVRTLEDLKEGMVLEGRVTNVTAFGAFVDVGVHQDGLVHISALADRFVKDPNEIVGVGDPIRVKVLGVDLTRKRISLSARGLA